In Solanum pennellii chromosome 7, SPENNV200, the following are encoded in one genomic region:
- the LOC107025844 gene encoding ketol-acid reductoisomerase, chloroplastic, with product MAAAAATSFSITNSTHPSSSASSTKSLKPSLVGNLGFLSSSTPSLKPLRAQAAVSSGSSKSGGGALAARMVAAPATVKAPASFDFETSVFKKEKVTLAGNDEYIVRGGRDLFKYLPDAFKGIKQIGVIGWGSQGPAQAQNLRDSLAEIKSDIVVKIGLRKGSSSFAEARTAGFTEENGTLGDIYETISGSDLVLLLISDAAQADNYEKVFSHMKPNSILGLSHGFLLGHLQSMGLDFPKNISVIAVCPKGMGPSVRRLYVQGKEVNGAGINSSFAVHQDIDGRATDVALGWSVALGSPFTFATTLEQEYKSDIFGERGILLGAVHGVVESLFRRYTENGMNEELAYKNTVECITGVISKTISTKGMLAVYDSLTEEGKKEFEAAYSASFYPCMEILYECYEDVATGSEIRSVVLAGRRFYEKEGLPAFPMGKIDQTRMWKVGERVRATRPAGDLGPLYPFTAGVFVALMMAQIEVLRKKGHSYSEIINESVIESVDSLNPFMHARGVSFMVDNCSTTARLGSRKWAPRFDYNLTQQALVAVDNNTPINRDLISNFLADPVHGAIKVCAELRPTVDISVTADADFVRPELRQSVN from the exons ATGGCGGCGGCGGCGGCAACTTCCTTCTCCATCACCAACTCTACTCATCCGTCCTCCTCCGCATCATCAACCAAATCCCTAAAACCTTCGCTTGTTGGTAACTTAGGGTTTCTATCCTCGTCAACTCCATCGCTTAAGCCTCTCAGAGCTCAAGCCGCCGTTTCATCTGGCAGCTCAAAATCCGGCGGAGGCGCGCTTGCGGCTCGCATGGTCGCTGCACCTGCTACCGTCAAAGCTCCTGCTTCGTTTGATTTTGAAACATCCGTTTTTAAGAAGGAGAAAGTAACCCTAGCTGGAAATGATGAG TACATTGTGAGGGGAGGTAGAGATTTGTTTAAGTATTTGCCGGATGCTTTCAAAGGAATCAAGCAGATCGGAGTTATCGGCTGGGGTTCTCAG GGACCTGCTCAAGCCCAGAACTTGAGGGATTCTCTTGCAGAAATAAAATCTGACATAGTTGTTAAG ATTGGTTTAAGAAAGGGTTCAAGTTCATTTGCGGAGGCCCGCACAGCTGGGTTTACTGAAGAGAACGGTACCCTTGGTGACATATATGAGACTATCTCTGGCAGTGATCTAGTGCTGCTATTGATTTCTGATGCTGCTCAG GCTGATAATTATGAGAAAGTGTTCTCTCACATGAAGCCAAACAGCATACTTGGGCTTTCACATGGATTCCTCCTTGGCCATTTGCAGTCAATGGGCCTTGACTTCCCAAAGAACATTAGTGTGATTGCTGTATGTCCCAAGGGAATGGGGCCTTCAGTCAGGAGATTATATGTTCAAGGAAAAGAAGTCAATGGTGCTGGAATTAATTCAAGTTTTGCAGTTCACCAG GATATTGATGGAAGAGCCACAGATGTTGCTCTTGGGTGGTCTGTTGCCCTTGGTTCTCCCTTTACTTTTGCTACTACTCTAGAGCAGGAATATAAAAGTGACATTTTTGGAGAACGAG GCATTTTACTTGGTGCTGTCCATGGAGTTGTGGAGTCGCTTTTCAGAAGGTACACTGAGAACGGAATGAATGAGGAGCTTGCATACAAGAACACTGTAGAATGCATAACAGGAGTCATTTCAAAAACCATATCAACAAAG GGCATGTTGGCTGTGTACGACTCATTGACTGAGGAGGGCAAGAAGGAGTTTGAAGCTGCATACAGTGCTTCATTCTACCCCTGCATGGAGATTTTGTATGAGTGCTATGAAGATGTAGCTACAGGTAGCGAGATCAGGAGCGTTGTCTTGGCTGGCCGCCGCTTTTAT GAAAAGGAGGGCTTACCTGCCTTCCCAATGGGGAAAATTGATCAAACAAGGATGTGGAAGGTTGGTGAGCGCGTCCGAGCAACCCGACCAGCTGGTGATCTTGGTCCTCTGTATCCATTCACTGCTGGTGTCTTTGTGGCATTGATGATGGCCCAG ATTGAGGTTCTGAGGAAGAAAGGACATTCTTACTCCGAGATTATCAATGAAAGTGTCATCGAGTCTGTAGATTCTTTGAATCCGTTTATGCACGCTCGTGGAGTATCATTCATGGTTGACAATTGCTCAACAACAGCACGTCTAGGTTCCAGGAAGTGGGCCCCTCGATTTGATTACAATCTCACCCAACAAGCACTTGTAGCCGTGGATAACAACACCCCTATCAACCGTGATCTCATCAGCAACTTCCTTGCAGATCCCGTGCATGGAGCTATTAAAGTGTGTGCTGAACTAAGACCCACAGTTGATATTTCTGTAACAGCAGATGCTGATTTTGTCCGCCCTGAGCTCAGGCAATCTGTCAATTAA